The genomic interval CGGTTGCAGCTCCGCGCGAACTCACAAGTACCAGTACCTGCGTCCTCTGCCTCGCAGGAAGCGACGTGTCAGCTCGCTGGTCAGGAAGTCAAAAGCCTCGTCCACCGTGGAGGCAAAGCTAAACAGCTTCATGTCCTCCGGCGCGATCGTCCCCCACTCGACGAGCTTGTCGAAGTCGATGACTTCCTCCCAGTAGTCTCTCCCGTAGGCGAGGACCGGCACTTCCTTCCGCATCTTGCCGGTCTGCAGCAAGGTCAGCACTTCGAACCACTCATCCAAGGTGCCGAACCCGCCAGGGAACACTGCCAAGGCCTTGGCCAGGTACACAAACCAAAACTTGCGCATGAAAAAGTAGTGGAACTCAAAGCCAAGGCCTGCAGAAATCCAAGGATTGGGCTCCTGTTCGTGGGGCAGACTTATGTTCATGCCGATGGTCGGGCCCCCTGCCTCTGCGGCCCCCCTGTTGGCTGCTTCCATTATCCCCGGACCTCCGCCGGAGCAAATCACAAAGCGCTGATTCTCGCCCAGGCTCATAGACCATTCAGTCAGGCGGCGTGCCAGCTCGCGGGCATCCTCGTAGTATTGCGAGAGGCGCAGTTGGCGTTCGGCAGCCTTCACTGCCTCGGCAAGGTCGCGCTCGTTCCCTCTGCCCACGGCGAATGCAGCCCGTGCCGCTGCCAATTGTCGCTCCGCCTCGTCCTTGGGTAAAGCCCTTGCAGAGCCGAAGAAGACAATGGTGTCCTTTACTCCCTTCTTGCGCAGCCGCTGGAA from Calditrichota bacterium carries:
- a CDS encoding TIGR00730 family Rossman fold protein, whose product is MEPISTQTALAGENDHAVRTKRNRHPQKAYRNVRFLNSSDARVLRMLAEYLEPFQRLRKKGVKDTIVFFGSARALPKDEAERQLAAARAAFAVGRGNERDLAEAVKAAERQLRLSQYYEDARELARRLTEWSMSLGENQRFVICSGGGPGIMEAANRGAAEAGGPTIGMNISLPHEQEPNPWISAGLGFEFHYFFMRKFWFVYLAKALAVFPGGFGTLDEWFEVLTLLQTGKMRKEVPVLAYGRDYWEEVIDFDKLVEWGTIAPEDMKLFSFASTVDEAFDFLTSELTRRFLRGRGRRYWYL